Proteins encoded within one genomic window of Brassica rapa cultivar Chiifu-401-42 chromosome A09, CAAS_Brap_v3.01, whole genome shotgun sequence:
- the LOC103837633 gene encoding methylmalonate-semialdehyde dehydrogenase [acylating], mitochondrial isoform X2, whose translation MFQRVPNLIGGSFVDSQASSHIDVINPATQEVVSQVPLTTNEEFKAAVSSAKKAFPSWRNTPITTRQRVMLKFQELIRKNMDKLALSITTEQGKTLKDAHGDIFRGLEVVEHACGMATLQMGEYVPNVSNGVDTYSLREPLGVCAGICPFNFPAMIPLWMFPIAVTCGNTFVLKPSEKDPGASVMLAELAMEAGLPDGVLNIVHGTNDTVNAICDDDDIRAVSFVGSNTAGMHIYARAAAKGKRIQSNMGAKNHGVVLPDANVDATLNALLAAGFGAAGQRCMALSTVVFVGNSKSWEDKLVERAKALKVSCGTEPDADLGPVISIQAKERICRLIQSGVDDGAKLLLDGRNIVVPGYEKGNFIGPTILSGVTPDMECYKEEIFGPVLVCMEASSFDEAIDILNRNKYGNGAAIFTASGAAARKFQMEIEAGQIGINVPIPVPLPFFSFTGNKASFAGDLNFYGKAGVDFFTQIKTVTQQWKDIPTSVSLAMPTSQKQ comes from the exons ATGTTTCAGAGAGTACCAAATCTTATTGGAGGATCTTTCGTTGACTCTCAAGCATCATCACATATCGATGTCATCAACCCT GCTACGCAAGAAGTTGTTTCTCAAGTTCCATTGACAACTAACGAAGAGTTTAAGGCCGCAGTATCCTCTGCGAAGAAAGCTTTTCCTTCATGGAGAAACACACCCATCACCACTCGTCAGCGTGTTATGCTCAAGTTTCAAGAGCTTATACGCAAAAACATG GATAAACTTGCTTTGAGCATTACGACCGAGCAAGGGAAGACATTAAAGGATGCACATGGTGATATCTTCCGTGGGCTAG AGGTTGTGGAGCATGCTTGTGGAATGGCAACTCTGCAGATGGGTGAATATGTCCCCAATGTGTCGAATGGAGTGGATACGTATAGTCTTAGAGAGCCATTAGGTGTCTGTGCTGGCATTTGTCCTTTCAACTTTCCTGCAATGATTCCTTTATGG ATGTTTCCCATTGCGGTGACATGTGGCAATACCTTTGTCTTAAAGCCATCAGAGAAGGATCCTG GTGCTTCTGTAATGCTTGCGGAGCTGGCAATGGAAGCTGGATTACCTGACGGGGTTCTCAATATCGTTCACGGTACCAAT GATACTGTGAATGCTAtctgtgatgatgatgatatcagGGCTGTGTCCTTTGTTGGCTCAAACAct GCTGGAATGCATATATATGCAAGAGCAGCAGCGAAAGGAAAACGTATTCAG TCAAATATGGGGGCGAAAAATCATGGAGTTGTCCTGCCTGATGCCAACGTCGATGCTACTTTAAATGCTCTACTTGCTGCTGGATTTGGTGCCGCTGGACAGAGATGCATGGCTCTGAGTACTGTGGTCTTTGTTGGCAATTCAAAATCATG GGAGGATAAACTCGTCGAGCGAGCTAAAGCCCTTAAAGTCTCATGTGGAACAGAACCAGATGCAGACCTGGGTCCTGTGATTAGTATACAG GCCAAAGAACGGATATGTCGCTTGATTCAGTCTGGTGTGGACGATGGTGCTAAACTGCTGCTTGACGGAAGAAATATTGTG GTTCCTGGATACGAGAAAGGGAATTTCATCGGTCCCACCATTTTATCTGGTGTTACCCCAGACATGGAGTGTTACAAG GAAGAAATATTTGGCCCCGTTCTTGTATGCATGGAG GCAAGCAGCTTTGATGAAGCCATAGACATACTGAACAGAAACAA GTATGGAAACGGTGCTGCAATCTTCACTGCATCTGGCGCAGCGGCAAGAAAGTTCCAGATGGAAATAGAAGCAGGACAG ATCGGTATAAACGTTCCAATCCCGGTTCCGCTACCGTTCTTCTCCTTTACTGGGAACAAAGCTTCATTCGCAGGGGACCTGAATTTCTATG GCAAAGCCGGAGTAGACTTTTTCACTCAGATCAAAACTGTGACACAACAGTGGAAGGATATTCCAACTTCAGTATCTCTTGCCATGCCTACATCGCAAaagcaataa
- the LOC103837633 gene encoding methylmalonate-semialdehyde dehydrogenase [acylating], mitochondrial isoform X1 yields the protein MLLRTSLQQGKTNLRPRFLRCLLSTMSSTQPPRVPNLIGGSFVDSQASSHIDVINPATQEVVSQVPLTTNEEFKAAVSSAKKAFPSWRNTPITTRQRVMLKFQELIRKNMDKLALSITTEQGKTLKDAHGDIFRGLEVVEHACGMATLQMGEYVPNVSNGVDTYSLREPLGVCAGICPFNFPAMIPLWMFPIAVTCGNTFVLKPSEKDPGASVMLAELAMEAGLPDGVLNIVHGTNDTVNAICDDDDIRAVSFVGSNTAGMHIYARAAAKGKRIQSNMGAKNHGVVLPDANVDATLNALLAAGFGAAGQRCMALSTVVFVGNSKSWEDKLVERAKALKVSCGTEPDADLGPVISIQAKERICRLIQSGVDDGAKLLLDGRNIVVPGYEKGNFIGPTILSGVTPDMECYKEEIFGPVLVCMEASSFDEAIDILNRNKYGNGAAIFTASGAAARKFQMEIEAGQIGINVPIPVPLPFFSFTGNKASFAGDLNFYGKAGVDFFTQIKTVTQQWKDIPTSVSLAMPTSQKQ from the exons ATGCTTCTCCGAACTTCTCTCCAGCAAG GGAAAACCAATCTCAGGCCTCGATTCCTCCGTTGTTTGTTATCAACTATGTCATCTACTCAGCCTCCC AGAGTACCAAATCTTATTGGAGGATCTTTCGTTGACTCTCAAGCATCATCACATATCGATGTCATCAACCCT GCTACGCAAGAAGTTGTTTCTCAAGTTCCATTGACAACTAACGAAGAGTTTAAGGCCGCAGTATCCTCTGCGAAGAAAGCTTTTCCTTCATGGAGAAACACACCCATCACCACTCGTCAGCGTGTTATGCTCAAGTTTCAAGAGCTTATACGCAAAAACATG GATAAACTTGCTTTGAGCATTACGACCGAGCAAGGGAAGACATTAAAGGATGCACATGGTGATATCTTCCGTGGGCTAG AGGTTGTGGAGCATGCTTGTGGAATGGCAACTCTGCAGATGGGTGAATATGTCCCCAATGTGTCGAATGGAGTGGATACGTATAGTCTTAGAGAGCCATTAGGTGTCTGTGCTGGCATTTGTCCTTTCAACTTTCCTGCAATGATTCCTTTATGG ATGTTTCCCATTGCGGTGACATGTGGCAATACCTTTGTCTTAAAGCCATCAGAGAAGGATCCTG GTGCTTCTGTAATGCTTGCGGAGCTGGCAATGGAAGCTGGATTACCTGACGGGGTTCTCAATATCGTTCACGGTACCAAT GATACTGTGAATGCTAtctgtgatgatgatgatatcagGGCTGTGTCCTTTGTTGGCTCAAACAct GCTGGAATGCATATATATGCAAGAGCAGCAGCGAAAGGAAAACGTATTCAG TCAAATATGGGGGCGAAAAATCATGGAGTTGTCCTGCCTGATGCCAACGTCGATGCTACTTTAAATGCTCTACTTGCTGCTGGATTTGGTGCCGCTGGACAGAGATGCATGGCTCTGAGTACTGTGGTCTTTGTTGGCAATTCAAAATCATG GGAGGATAAACTCGTCGAGCGAGCTAAAGCCCTTAAAGTCTCATGTGGAACAGAACCAGATGCAGACCTGGGTCCTGTGATTAGTATACAG GCCAAAGAACGGATATGTCGCTTGATTCAGTCTGGTGTGGACGATGGTGCTAAACTGCTGCTTGACGGAAGAAATATTGTG GTTCCTGGATACGAGAAAGGGAATTTCATCGGTCCCACCATTTTATCTGGTGTTACCCCAGACATGGAGTGTTACAAG GAAGAAATATTTGGCCCCGTTCTTGTATGCATGGAG GCAAGCAGCTTTGATGAAGCCATAGACATACTGAACAGAAACAA GTATGGAAACGGTGCTGCAATCTTCACTGCATCTGGCGCAGCGGCAAGAAAGTTCCAGATGGAAATAGAAGCAGGACAG ATCGGTATAAACGTTCCAATCCCGGTTCCGCTACCGTTCTTCTCCTTTACTGGGAACAAAGCTTCATTCGCAGGGGACCTGAATTTCTATG GCAAAGCCGGAGTAGACTTTTTCACTCAGATCAAAACTGTGACACAACAGTGGAAGGATATTCCAACTTCAGTATCTCTTGCCATGCCTACATCGCAAaagcaataa